The following are encoded in a window of Labrus bergylta chromosome 16, fLabBer1.1, whole genome shotgun sequence genomic DNA:
- the slc5a11 gene encoding sodium/myo-inositol cotransporter 2, producing the protein MDPTHGPQRTSTSSSPSPPTGGSATLDTWDIVVLVVYFVLILAVGFWSMFRTKRSTVDGYFLAGKSMTWWPVGASLFASNIGSGHFIGLAGSGAAAGIGAIAYEWNGMLMVLLLGWLFLPIYIASGVTTMPEYLQRRFGGRRTQLFITVLSLFIYIFTKISVDMYAGALFIQLALKWNLYLAVILLLSVTALYTVAGGLAAVIYTDAAQTVIMLAGSLTLMGFSFAEVGGWDALMEGYFKAIPSIRVPNSTCGLPREDSFHIFRDPFNSDLPWPGVIIGMSIPSMWYWCSDQVIVQRSLAAKNLSHAKGGSLLAAYLKVLPFFAIMLPGMISRILYTDDVACADPERCKQICGNPVGCSDTAYVRLVMELLPAGLRGLMMAVMIAALMSSLTSIFNSSSTIFTMDLWKSVRTSASEWELMIVGRLFVLVLVVVSVLWIPVVQASQGGQLFIYIQSISTYLQPPVSIIFLLGCFWKRTNEKGAFWGLAIGLAIGCIRMLLDFIYPAPLCYEEDNRPGVLKYVHYLYFSMLLSFITLVVVVVISLATEEPKPEQISRLTWFTRFDPVEPKEQVFSVEQSKTTPEVITTQTNRTDVTEKDEERSNGKASHPRKDSSSSTPSVQSQSRLISALYWLCGMERGNEGEENPAKPLVPEQAIFSLEENRHMRLIVNVNLLICLSVICFMIGYWG; encoded by the exons ATGGACCCTACACATGGCCCACAAAGAACCAGCACGTCCTCTTCTCCATCGCCCCCCACAGGGGGCTCAGCTACCCTGGATACTTGGGACATAGTGGTGCTGGTTGTCTACTTTGTGCTGATTCTGGCCGTTGGCTTTTGG TCCATGTTCAGGACAAAGCGCAGCACGGTGGATGGATACTTCCTGGCTGGGAAGAGCATGACCTGGTGGCCG GTGGGTGCCTCGCTGTTTGCCAGTAACATTGGCAGTGGACATTTCATCGGCCTTGCAGGGtcaggagctgctgcaggaatTGGAGCTATTGCATATGAGTGGAAT GGTATGCTGatggtgctgctgctggggtGGCTCTTCCTGCCCATTTACATCGCGTCTGGG GTTACAACCATGCCAGAGTATTTGCAGAGGCGGTTTGGTGGCAGAAGAACGCAGTTATTTATAACCGTTTTGTCCTTATTTATCTACATTTTCACAAAGATATCG gtGGACATGTACGCGGGTGCACTTTTCATTCAGCTGGCTTTGAAATGGAACCTCTACCTGGCTGTGATCTTGCTGCTGTCAGTCACTGCTCTCTACACTGTAGCAG GGGGTCTGGCTGCAGTTATCTACACAGATGCAGCTCAGACAGTGATCATGCTGGCAGGATCTCTCACCCTCATGGGCTTCA GCTTTGCAGAGGTCGGAGGCTGGGATGCTCTGATGGAAGGATACTTTAAGGCCATCCCTTCGATCCGTGTCCCTAACTCAACCTGTGGTCTCCCACGAGAAGACTCCTTCCACATCTTCAGAGACCCGTTTAACTCAGACCTGCCCTGGCCTGGAGTCATCATCGGCATGTCCATCCCCTCCATGTGGTACTGGTGTTCTGATCAG gtgaTTGTGCAGCGATCCCTGGCTGCAAAGAACCTGAGCCATGCCAAAGGTGGCTCACTATTGGCTGCATATCTCAAGGTTCTGCCTTTCTTTGCCATCATGCTGCCCGGCATGATCAGCAGGATACTTTACACAG ATGATGTGGCGTGTGCAGACCCTGAGCGGTGTAAACAGATTTGTGGAAACCCAGTGGGTTGTTCAGACACCGCCTACGTCAGGCTGGTGATGGAGCTGCTGCCTGCAG GGCTGAGAGGTTTGATGATGGCCGTAATGATCGCTGCCCTCATGTCCTCGCTGACCTCCATCTTCAACAGCTCCAGCACCATTTTCACCATGGATTTGTGGAAGAGTGTCAGGACCAGCGCCTCCGAGTGGGAGCTCATGATTGTGGGCAG GTTGTTTGTACTGGTGCTGGTGGTGGTGTCGGTGCTGTGGATTCCCGTCGTCCAGGCCAGTCAGGGTGGTCAGCTCTTCATCTACATCCAGTCCATCAGCACATACCTCCAGCCTCCCGTCTCCATCATCTTCCTCTTGGGCTGCTTCTGGAAGAGGACCAATGAGAAG GGTGCATTCTGGGGTCTCGCTATCGGCCTGGCGATTGGCTGCATCCGCATGTTGTTGGACTTTATTTATCCAGCGCCCCTGTGCTACGAGGAGGACAACAGACCGGGGGTGTTAAAGTACGTCCATTACCTTTACTTCTCCATGCTGCTGTCTTTCATCACTCTGGTTGTGGTGGTGGTCATCAGCCTGGCAACGGAAGAGCCCAAACCGGAACAG ATTAGTCGTCTCACCTGGTTCACAAGGTTTGACCCAGTAGAGCCCAAAGAGCAGGTCTTCTCAGTGGAGCAGAGTAAAACCACCCCAGAGGTGATAACTACTCAGACAAACAGGACGGACGTcacagaaaaagatgaagagaggTCCAATGGAAAAGCTTCTCATCCAAGAAAAG ACTCCTCATCCTCCACGCCCAGCGTCCAGAGCCAGTCCAGGCTGATTAGCGCCCTCTACTGGCTGTGTGGGATGGAGCGAGGGAACGAGGGAGAGGAAAATCCAGCAAAGCCTCTCGTACCCGAACAAGCAATCTTCTCTCTGGAAGAAAATCGACATATGCGACTCATCGTCAACGTTAACCTCCTCATATGTCTCAGCGTGATCTGCTTTATGATTGGCTACTGGGGCTGA